CTTCTATTGCCATCGATACGATGAGAGAAGAGGATGAGCCTGTGGGGCTGGTGAAAATAAGACTATGGCGCCCGTTTCCCTTTGAGGAGTTCGAAGAAGCTGTCAAGGGGGCAGAACTGCTGGTGGTAATGGACCGGGCCATATCCTATGGAGGACCAGGAGGTCCCTTGGCTGGGGAGATTAGGTCTGCCCTCTACCATCAAGAGAGACACCCACGGGTAGTGAACTTTATCATCGGGTTAGGAGGCCGTGATGTAGCCCCTGATGACTTTGCGCAGATGGTCCAGCAGGCCAAGGCAAGGCCCGGTGAGTGGTATGAGATATACGGAGTGAGGGAATAATGGACACGTATTTAGACAGGTTAGGGGTCTATGCTGCGAGGCTGGTGCCACAAAAGGAATACCTTGTCCCCGGACATAGGGCGTGTCAGGGGTGTGCTGAGGTCTTGGCGTTGCGTCTGGTGGCCAAGGTCCTGGGGAGAAATAACATCATCGCCAGCGCCACAGGGTGCATGGAGATCGTTTCGTCACCTCTTCCCCTGACCTCATGGGACGTTCCCTGGATCCACGTTGCCTTTGAGAACACGGCGGCTGTGGCATCGGGGATCGAGGCTGGTTTGAAGGCGTTGATGCGCAAAGGAAGGCTTCCAAAACAGAAGATCACTGTTATGGGGATGGCTGGCGATGGAGGGACCAGCGACATCGGGGTTCAGGCACTCTCGGGAGCCATGGAACGGGGCCATAACTTCGTCTATGTATGCTTTGATAATGAAGCGTACATGAATACTGGCATTCAACGCTCGTCTGCCACCCCTTTCGGTGCCTCCACCACTACCTCTCCCGCCGGCAAGGTGGTTCCTGGACAGACTACCTGGAAGAAGAATATGCCTGAGATCTGCGCGGCCCATAACATACCCTATGTGGCCACAGCGTGTCCCAGTTATCCTTTTGATTTGATGGAAAAGGTGAAAAAGGCGGCCGATATCGAGGGGCCTGCCTACATCCATATCCTCTCGGTCTGCCCCACAGGGTGGCGTCTGGCCCCGGAGTTGGCAATCCATGCAGGGCGTCTGGCCGTTGAGACGGGGGTGTTCCCGCTATATGAGGTAGAAAGGGGAAAGTATAAATTGAGCGTAGACCTCCCAGAACTCAGGCCGGTAGAAGAGTATCTCAAGATCCAGGGGAGGTTCAGGCACCTGACCCCCGAGCTGATCGATAAGATCCAGCAAAGGGTTCAAGAGGAATATACCAAATTGAAAAAGAAAGTACAGATGACGAACGAGGGCTAAGGGAATGAAGAAGGCTCAATTAGAGAAGATCTTAAAGAGATACGACTATCTGGATTCAAACCTGTTGGCCATCCTGCAAGATGTCCAGGTCGAGGAGAACTATCTCTCCCGGGAGGCGTTAGAGGGGGTGGCCGAAAGGTTGGTTATCCCCCTAGCCAGGGTTTACAAATTGGCCACCTTTTATCGGGCCTTCAGTTTGACCCCTAGGGGACGTCATCTAATAAATGTATGCCTGGGTACGGCCTGCCATGTGAGAGGGGCGACAAAGGTCTTGGAGAGGCTGGAGAGGGATCTGGGGGTAGAGGCGGGGGGGACCACGAAGGATCTCGGGTTTACCCTCGATACCGTCCGCTGCATAGGTTGTTGTAGTTTAGGGCCGGTGGTGGTCATCGATGGAGAGATCTTTGGCAAATTGAACCAGGGGAAGGCAGCCAAACTCCTTAAGGAGTATAACTAGAGAAATGGGGGATGATGGGGAAAGGTGATAGTATGAAGGTTAGAGGTCCAGAAGATCTGAGGAGGTTGAGAGAAGAGGGGCTTAAGAGGATCTATCCAGACCAGGCCAAGGTAACGGTGGAGATGGCCACCTGTGGGATCTCGGCCGGAGCCAACCGTGTCTATGAGGCTATAAAGGAAGGGATCGAAAAGGAGAAATTGAGTATCATCCTTGCCAAGGCCGGGTGTCTTGGGTTTTGTCAGAGAGAGCCCTTGGTGGATGTATGGAGACCAGGGTTTCCGAGGATCATCTATAAAGAGATGACTCCCGAAAAAGGGGTTGAACTTATCAGTGAGATAGTCAACGGAGGATTAAAGAAAGAATGGGCCTTTTGCCGCATGGAGGAGGATGAGCTTCTGCTCGAAGATGAGGTCAGAAGGTATCAGCTCAAGGGAGGGATTGAGGATCGAGAGGCCATTCCCCTTTATCAAGAAGTGGGTTTTTATAAGAAACAGTTAAAGATCGCCCTCAGAAACTGCGGTTACATCGATCCAGATAGCATTGAAGAGTATATAGCCAGGGGCGGTTATTTTATCCTTTATAAAGTCCTCCACGAGATGAGGCCGGAAGAGGTTATTGAGGAGGTCAAGAGATCCGGGCTGAGGGGGAGGGGAGGTGCAGGGTTCCCCACAGGAAGGAAATGGGAGTCCTGTAGGGGAGCGAAAGGGGACAAAAGATATGTCGTCTGCAACGCCGATGAGGGAGATCCAGGCGCCTACATGGATCGCAGCGTGCTGGAAGGGGATCCCCACAGCGTTCTGGAGGGGATGATTATCGGGGCCTACGCCATCGGGGCCCATGAAGGCTATGTCTATGTCAGGAATGAATATCCCCTTGCCGTGAAAAACATCGGGATAGCCATCAAGCAGGCAGAGGAGATGGGATTATTGGGGGAGGACATCCTCGGGTCAGGTTTTGATTTTACCATCAAGATTAACAGAGGCGGTGGGGCCTTTGTGGCAGGGGAGTCAACGGCCCTCATGGCGTCCATCGAGGGTTATGTGGCGGAGCCGAGGGCCAAACACATCCATACAGTGGAAAGTGGTCTTTGGGATAGACCGACGGATCTAAACAACGTGGAGACCTGGGCCAATGTCCCGGTGATCATAGAGAGGGGGGCTGATTGGTACAACAAAATCGGCACGGAGGGGAGCAAGGGGACAAAGGTCTTTTCCATGGTGGGGAAGGTGAACAACACTGGTCTGGTGGAGGTCCCTATGGGGATCACCCTGCGGGAGATCATCTTTGATATCGGCGGGGGTATCCCCGGGGGTAAGAAGTTCAAGGCAGTACAGACCGGAGGGCCTTCAGGGGGCTGTATTCCCGGGGAATTGCTCGATCTTCCTGTGGATTTCGACGAGTTGACCAAGGTCGGTTCCATGATGGGCTCCGGTGGAATGATCGTTATGGATGAGTCCACCTGCATGGTGGATGTGGCCAGATACTTCACGAATTTTCTCAAGGACGAATCGTGCGGGAAATGCACCTCCTGTCGGGACGGGACGTTGAGGATGTATGAGATCCTGGATGATATTACCAAAGGAAAAGGGAAAGAGGGGGATATAGAGCTCTTGGAGGAGCTTGGCTGGGTGACAGCAGAGGCATCCCTCTGCGCACTGGGGGGGACGGCCCCTAACCCGGTTCTGTCCACCATCCGCTATTTTAGAGATGAGTACGAGGCCCATATCAGGGATAAAAGGTGTCCTGCAGGGGTCTGCAGGGACCTGATCACCTATACCATAGATACTGAGGCCTGCAACGGATGTGGGAAATGCAGAAGGGCGTGTCCTGTGGAGGCAATCTCTGGCGAAAAAAAAGAACCCCATGAGATTGATCAAGATATATGTATTAAGTGCGGCACATGTATGGAGGTGTGCCCTGTTGATGCGGTGAGGGTGGAATAATGGCTGATAATGAGATGGTCAGGTTTACTATCGATGGGCAGGAGGTTGAGGCTGAAAAGGGGACGATGTTGCTCCCCGTGGCCCTTGATTACGGTTTTGAGATCCCCCACCTCTGCTATCACGAGGCCCTCTCACCTT
The sequence above is drawn from the Deltaproteobacteria bacterium genome and encodes:
- a CDS encoding pyruvate synthase subunit beta, which gives rise to MDTYLDRLGVYAARLVPQKEYLVPGHRACQGCAEVLALRLVAKVLGRNNIIASATGCMEIVSSPLPLTSWDVPWIHVAFENTAAVASGIEAGLKALMRKGRLPKQKITVMGMAGDGGTSDIGVQALSGAMERGHNFVYVCFDNEAYMNTGIQRSSATPFGASTTTSPAGKVVPGQTTWKKNMPEICAAHNIPYVATACPSYPFDLMEKVKKAADIEGPAYIHILSVCPTGWRLAPELAIHAGRLAVETGVFPLYEVERGKYKLSVDLPELRPVEEYLKIQGRFRHLTPELIDKIQQRVQEEYTKLKKKVQMTNEG
- a CDS encoding NAD(P)H-dependent oxidoreductase subunit E, with product MKKAQLEKILKRYDYLDSNLLAILQDVQVEENYLSREALEGVAERLVIPLARVYKLATFYRAFSLTPRGRHLINVCLGTACHVRGATKVLERLERDLGVEAGGTTKDLGFTLDTVRCIGCCSLGPVVVIDGEIFGKLNQGKAAKLLKEYN
- a CDS encoding 4Fe-4S binding protein codes for the protein MKVRGPEDLRRLREEGLKRIYPDQAKVTVEMATCGISAGANRVYEAIKEGIEKEKLSIILAKAGCLGFCQREPLVDVWRPGFPRIIYKEMTPEKGVELISEIVNGGLKKEWAFCRMEEDELLLEDEVRRYQLKGGIEDREAIPLYQEVGFYKKQLKIALRNCGYIDPDSIEEYIARGGYFILYKVLHEMRPEEVIEEVKRSGLRGRGGAGFPTGRKWESCRGAKGDKRYVVCNADEGDPGAYMDRSVLEGDPHSVLEGMIIGAYAIGAHEGYVYVRNEYPLAVKNIGIAIKQAEEMGLLGEDILGSGFDFTIKINRGGGAFVAGESTALMASIEGYVAEPRAKHIHTVESGLWDRPTDLNNVETWANVPVIIERGADWYNKIGTEGSKGTKVFSMVGKVNNTGLVEVPMGITLREIIFDIGGGIPGGKKFKAVQTGGPSGGCIPGELLDLPVDFDELTKVGSMMGSGGMIVMDESTCMVDVARYFTNFLKDESCGKCTSCRDGTLRMYEILDDITKGKGKEGDIELLEELGWVTAEASLCALGGTAPNPVLSTIRYFRDEYEAHIRDKRCPAGVCRDLITYTIDTEACNGCGKCRRACPVEAISGEKKEPHEIDQDICIKCGTCMEVCPVDAVRVE